The genomic region AGTCCTGAAGTTTGGTGTGTCGACTTTAACAAACAGTGATTATGACTTCAGCTCGTACCTGGCAGGAGTCCTTGCCTCCCTCGAGGAATCCAGCACAGAACATGTTGACGGTGATCTGTCCAGGGTAGGCGTTCTTGCAGCTGCTGTCGCTCAGGATGGGGGCATCCAGGCACCTCAGACGATCAGGATAACTGCCTAGAGAGGAAGAAACACAATACATGTTGATGTTCATACCCCGACATGtaccaaaaatattttcctattTGCAGTATTTTACTGACTTCCAGAGCTGCTGGTGTTGCCCCATCCAGAGATCAGACAGCGGGTGCCAGCGCTGGCACAGCTGGAGGGCAGGGGCACGGTGCGGACGTAGCTGTTCAGTTTGGCGGGCCTGCTCAACTTGATCAGCATGATGTCATTGTCCAGGTTGCCGCTGTTGTACTTGGGGTTACGGATGACCGTGGCAGAGTCGATGATCTGTTCTGTGCCCTCATTGACAGCAATGTTGTGCTCACCAAGACGCACCTGGATGCGGCTGcagggagaggaaagagggtTAAATTACATGTAAGTAATGAGGCGATTGATATGCCTGTTTAGAGTGCGTATGTCTGCAAATAATGTCTGCACGTACGACTTGTAGCAGTGAGCAGCAGACACCACCCAGGTGCTGGAGATCAGGGAGCCTCCACAGAAGTGGTATCCAGCGTTCAGAGAGACCTGATAGGCCACAGAGTTCTTTCCGCACTCGTAGCCTCCAACAATCTTGTCACCCTCATCGTCAATGGGAGCGGCATCTGATAGGAGTAGAGAATTTAGCAGAATTTCTGTATTGCAGCACAGTCATTTTCAAAgaaatcttaaagtaaataacctGTCAGTCCTACCCTgtcacaaagacagacaaaatgaCTATTATAAATACTGACATGCCACTGCGAACAGAGCCAGAAGAATGAAAGTCTTCATGATGGGTTCGGTCTGAGCCTCGATGTCCGCTCTGTACATTGCATGCCCTTTTATACCCACTCTGCCACTCTGTTATCTGAATGGCCAAGGACATGTATTTCCATTTTTACCTTCATGTTGTTGAGTaacgggtgtgtgtgtgaaaagacaTCTGGAAGACAAGGGCCAACTTATTGATGACGCAAGCTTAAGGCCCACCACTGATCACATACACTGTTCATGAAAGCTATGTTCTTCTGGATTTGTTTGAGATTATTGTAGGAGTTGAAAGGATGTGGTGTTGCGTTTTATACTATCCTTAAAATCCCTGGTTATCTTTCAATGAAATGAAGGCTACAATACATTACTGCTACACATTATTTGTTGTCATGTGCAAAACATACCATCATCTggagaaaaacacaataacCTTCATTTAAACAGTGTCTGTAAGCTGTCTGCATTTCATTTCTAGTGTTTATATTTTCACCTACAAGTCCAgttaaagatatttattttcctgCCTGTCTCCTGTTCGTACTTCTGGTTAAAACCCTGAGTCATAAAACATTAActaaaaaacaagataaaaactAGTGTAAAATTGTCAAAGTGATTATTTGAATGCAGTCTATTTGCACTGTTGAACACTTTTTTCTGTGCAATTACTGCCATACATTGTCTATGTATCAGTACTGCAGTGATATTTAGTTAATTCCTAGATATTTAAAAGGGGTGACAATACTTGCCCTCAAGTATTCccagtggtgaaagaagtatACAAATCCTGTTCTTGTGTAAAAGTGCAGATACCCTTGCTAAATATCACTCCACTAAAAGTACAagttttcaatttaaatttccacttgagtcaaagtacaaaagtacttgcttttaaaaatacttaactataaaaagtaaaaagtactgtTAATATGGTTATGCTTGTCAGGGGATGCTGACATGACaatcacaatttaaaaacaatcatcAAAATGGTTGgcaattaaatttctgtcaatcaactaattcCTTTAGCTCTATTTGTATAAACTTATGGGTAGTTTAATGTATTTCAAAACATCATAATTTATACCTCttcacatgttttgtgtgtaactaaagctgtcagataaatgtagtgaagtaaaaagtaagaGTTTCCCctgtgaaatgtagtggagtagaagtagaaagttgcttgaaaataaaatactcaagtaaagtacaaatagcTCTAATTTGTATTTaggtacagtacttgagtacatGTACTTAGTTTCTGTCCACCACTGAGTATTTATCTTGAATTGTTTGCCAtactatgttttttttaatcgaTTTGGATGTTTTGAAGGCACAAACAGAATCTTAAtgcaaaatgaaatatttcCAGACAGTATTTATCTTCTTTTGTCACACTGGtgaacagaagcaaacacatgcatatataggcctatagcaggataaaatgaaaattaaatatcCAGTGCATGATGAAATAAACAGTATTTCTCATCCAAAGAGACTTAGTAACCTTAAATTGGTAGATATGCTGTATCTTTACTGATTTGAGCAACATGCAGTAAGATGTACTTATATTGATCAAGTAAGACATCTTGAATATTCATTCTCTCAAAATCCCTCTAATTCCACAACGTTTGGTACAATCCTAAAATGTATTGTGTATGTATGATGGGACACACTGAACTCTGCCTCTTGagcacagaaacacatatatctttttcagttttattttttgaggTATTTTATCTCAAATATTGGtgaaatgtatttcattttgcggcagttttatttgttttttataagaTGAGTTTTTGCAAATATCTTATGTTCATTTCTAaaggaaaattacattttgctcTTCTTTTGCTTCCTGGTGACTGTCTTCATTGGTAAATCTATGTTTTATCCAACAGCACAAAACAAGGAATAACAGTGAGGTTgatgttaaatgtttattttcttgaaaCAGTTGTCATTGTTAGAGATTCTTTAGATGGATGCTCCTTCCAGTCGAGTGACTTTAGTAGGAGGACATGGTGTTGCGAATCCAGCTGACGTAGTTGCAGACCTTGGCGTAGACTCCGGGCTTGTTCCTCTGGGCGCAGCCATAACCCCAGGACACAACACCCTGCAGCTGACCGTTGCACACCACGGGGCCACCAGAGTCTCCCTGAAAGGACACGGATAGAAAGGACAACAGGTGAGCAGAGGAGTCCTGAAGTTTGGTGTGTCGACTTTAACAAACAGTGATTATGACTTCAGCTCGTACCTGGCAGGAGTCCTTGCCTCCCTCGAGGAATCCAGCACAGAACATGTTGACGGTGATCTGTCCAGGGTAGGCGTTCTTGCAGCTGCTGTCGCTCAGGATGGGGGCATCCAGGCACCTCAGACGATCAGGATAACTGCCTAGAGAGGAAGAAACACAATACATGTTGATGTTCATACCCCGACATGtaccaaaaatattttcctattTGCAGTATTTTACTGACTTCCAGAGCTGCTGGTGTTGCCCCATCCAGAGATCAGACAGCGGGTGCCAGCGCTGGCACAGCTGGAGGGCAGGGGCACGGTGCGGACGTAGCTGTTCAGTTTGGCGGGCCTGCTCAACTTGATCAGCATGATGTCATTGTCCAGGTTGCCGCTGTTGTACTTGGGGTTACGGATGACCGTGGCAGAGTCGATGATCTGTTCTGTGCCCTCATTGACAGCAATGTTGTGCTCACCAAGACGCACCTGGATGCGGCTGcagggagaggaaagagggtTAAATTACATGTAAGTAATGAGGCGATTGATATGCCTGTTTAGAGTGCGTATGTCTGCAAATAATGTCTGCACGTACGACTTGTAGCAGTGAGCAGCAGACACCACCCAGGTGCTGGAGATCAGGGAGCCTCCACAGAAGTGGTATCCAGCGTTCAGAGAGACCTGATAGGCCACAGAGTTCTTTCCGCACTCGTAGCCTCCAACAATCTTGTCACCCTCATCGTCAATGGGAGCNNNNNNNNNNNNNNNNNNNNNNNNNNNNNNNNNNNNNNNNNNNNNNNNNNNNNNNNNNNNNNNNNNNNNNNNNNNNNNNNNNNNNNNNNNNNNNNNNNNNTGACTTTAGTAGGAGGACATGGTGTTGCGAATCCAGCTGACGTAGTTGCAGACCTTGGCGTAGACTCCGGGCTTGTTCCTCTGGGCGCAGCCATAACCCCAGGACACAACACCCTGCAGCTGACCGTTGCACACCACGGGGCCACCAGAGTCTCCCTGAAAGGACACGGATAGAAAGGACAACAGGTGAGCAGAGGAGTCCTGAAGTTTGGTGTGTCGACTTTAACAAACAGTGATTATGACTTCAGCTCGTACCTGGCAGGAGTCCTTGCCTCCCTCGAGGAATCCAGCACAGAACATGTTGACGGTGATCTGTCCAGGGTAGGCGTTCTTGCAGCTGCTGTCGCTCAGGATGGGGGCATCCAGGCACCTCAGACGATCAGGATAACTGCCTAGAGAGGAAGAAACACAATACATGTTGATGTTCATACCCCGACATGtaccaaaaatattttcctattTGCAGTATTTTACTGACTTCCAGAGCTGCTGGTGTTGCCCCATCCAGAGATCAGACAGCGGGTGCCAGCGCTGGCACAGCTGGAGGGCAGGGGCACGGTGCGGACGTAGCTGTTCAGTTTGGCGGGCCTGCTCAACTTGATCAGCATGATGTCATTGTCCAGGTTGCCGCTGTTGTACTTGGGGTTACGGATGACCGTGGCAGAGTCGATGATCTGTTCTGTGCCCTCATTGACAGCAATGTTGTGCTCACCAAGACGCACCTGGATGCGGCTGcagggagaggaaagagggtTAAATTACATGTAAGTAATGAGGCGATTGATATGCCTGTTTAGAGTGCGTATGTCTGCAAATAATGTCTGCACGTACGACTTGTAGCAGTGAGCAGCA from Micropterus dolomieu isolate WLL.071019.BEF.003 ecotype Adirondacks linkage group LG03, ASM2129224v1, whole genome shotgun sequence harbors:
- the LOC123968824 gene encoding trypsin-3-like (The sequence of the model RefSeq protein was modified relative to this genomic sequence to represent the inferred CDS: added 45 bases not found in genome assembly), translated to MKYFILLALFAAAFAAPIDDEGDKIVGGYECGKNSVAYQVSLNAGYHFCGGSLISSTWVVSAAHCYKSRIQVRLGEHNIAVNEGTEQIIDSATVIRNPKYNSGNLDNDIMLIKLSRPAKLNSYVRTVPLPSSCASAGTRCLISGWGNTSSSGSSYPDRLRCLDAPILSDSSCKNAYPGQITVNMFCAGFLEGGKDSCQGDSGGPVVCNGQLQGVVSWGYGCAQRNKPGVYAKVCNYVSWIRNTMSSY
- the LOC123968819 gene encoding trypsin-3, which encodes MKTFILLALFAVAYAAPIDDEGDKIVGGYECGKNSVAYQVSLNAGYHFCGGSLISSTWVVSAAHCYKSRIQVRLGEHNIAVNEGTEQIIDSATVIRNPKYNSGNLDNDIMLIKLSRPAKLNSYVRTVPLPSSCASAGTRCLISGWGNTSSSGSSYPDRLRCLDAPILSDSSCKNAYPGQITVNMFCAGFLEGGKDSCQGDSGGPVVCNGQLQGVVSWGYGCAQRNKPGVYAKVCNYVSWIRNTMSSY
- the LOC123968818 gene encoding trypsin-3-like, whose translation is MKYFILLALFAAAFAAPIDDEGDKIVGGYECGKNSVAYQVSLNAGYHFCGGSLISSTWVVSAAHCYKSRIQVRLGEHNIAVNEGTEQIIDSATVIRNPKYNSGNLDNDIMLIKLSRPAKLNSYVRTVPLPSSCASAGTRCLISGWGNTSSSGSSYPDRLRCLDAPILSDSSCKNAYPGQITVNMFCAGFLEGGKDSCQGDSGGPVVCNGQLQGVVSWGYGCAQRNKPGVYAKVCNYVSWIRNTMSSY